A stretch of the Methanobrevibacter woesei genome encodes the following:
- a CDS encoding 3-hydroxyacyl-CoA dehydrogenase gives MSIKKVVVAGGGVLGSQIALQSAYCGFDTTIWLRSEGSIERTEAKLEKFKNAYLEDLEAMKTDESAYCRGLIKKEDISDEKIEELKEQVINAYESITLTTSYEEAAKDADLIIEAIAEIPEEKIAFYQELAKYMPEKTILVTNSSTLLPSTFAEYTGRPEKYLCLHFANSIWKNNTAEVMGHAGTEQKYFDEVVKFAEDINMIPLEVKKEQPGYILNSLLVPFLEAATHLWANEVADPETIDKTWMLATGAPAGPFHIIDIVGLTTLYNIASMAPEAKDPDSIQAKKLKLIKEKIDKGELGISAGKGFYEY, from the coding sequence ATGAGTATAAAAAAAGTCGTTGTAGCAGGAGGAGGAGTACTTGGAAGTCAAATTGCACTACAATCTGCATACTGTGGATTTGACACTACTATTTGGCTTAGAAGTGAAGGATCAATAGAAAGAACAGAAGCAAAACTTGAAAAATTCAAAAATGCATATCTTGAAGATCTTGAAGCAATGAAAACTGATGAAAGTGCATATTGCAGAGGACTGATTAAAAAAGAAGACATTTCTGATGAAAAAATTGAAGAACTAAAAGAACAAGTAATAAATGCATATGAGAGCATAACTTTAACAACAAGTTATGAAGAAGCAGCAAAAGATGCTGATTTAATAATTGAAGCAATAGCTGAAATTCCTGAAGAAAAAATAGCATTTTACCAGGAATTAGCTAAATATATGCCTGAAAAAACAATACTTGTTACAAATTCATCAACCTTGCTTCCATCAACATTTGCAGAATATACAGGAAGGCCTGAAAAATACCTCTGTTTACATTTTGCAAATTCCATTTGGAAAAACAATACTGCAGAAGTTATGGGGCATGCTGGAACTGAACAGAAATACTTTGATGAAGTAGTTAAATTTGCTGAAGATATTAACATGATCCCGCTAGAAGTTAAAAAAGAACAACCAGGTTATATCTTAAATTCACTTTTAGTTCCATTTTTAGAAGCAGCAACTCATCTATGGGCAAATGAAGTAGCTGATCCTGAAACAATTGATAAAACATGGATGTTAGCAACTGGTGCTCCAGCAGGACCATTCCACATAATTGATATTGTTGGCCTTACAACATTATACAATATTGCTTCAATGGCGCCAGAAGCAAAAGACCCTGATTCAATACAGGCTAAAAAACTTAAATTAATTAAAGAAAAAATTGACAAAGGCGAACTTGGAATTAGTGCAGGAAAAGGATTTTACGAATATTAA
- a CDS encoding MarR family winged helix-turn-helix transcriptional regulator, which translates to MSSEDINLYNPNRLGDLLFIFHTNHKKYLNNLLSEYDLNLVHVLCLSRLYEEDKLSQKDLSDGFYLTKGAITKAVKKLEKNGLIKREKSDNDKRQYELTLTSKGKEIIPVIEKINSKWEEIMGLDNVSDEFYEEFTKLTFKSVELNKKLK; encoded by the coding sequence ATGAGTTCTGAGGATATTAATTTATATAACCCTAACAGATTAGGTGATTTATTATTTATTTTCCATACAAATCATAAAAAATATCTAAATAATCTATTATCAGAATATGATTTGAATTTAGTTCATGTTTTATGTTTATCAAGATTATATGAAGAGGACAAATTATCTCAAAAAGATTTATCTGATGGATTCTATTTAACCAAAGGCGCAATAACAAAAGCAGTTAAAAAACTAGAAAAAAATGGATTAATTAAACGTGAAAAATCAGATAATGATAAAAGACAGTATGAATTAACATTAACATCCAAAGGAAAGGAAATAATCCCTGTAATTGAAAAAATAAATTCAAAATGGGAAGAAATAATGGGATTAGATAATGTATCTGATGAATTTTATGAGGAATTTACTAAATTAACCTTTAAATCTGTGGAATTAAATAAAAAATTAAAGTAA
- a CDS encoding MGMT family protein, producing the protein MARKSFNEKLQDSKDMPKIVEVTDEKSVKRYGGTQMLIAPPLEYNELMSKVPKGKIITIKEIREFLAKKHGAEFTCPMTAGIFISLSARASCERLDDRIPFWRTLKADGELNPKYPGGIEYQKEKLSSEGHTFKTKGRKNIRYFVEDYEDKLYDLTI; encoded by the coding sequence ATGGCCAGAAAATCTTTCAATGAAAAATTACAAGACTCTAAAGATATGCCTAAAATTGTTGAAGTAACTGATGAAAAATCAGTTAAAAGATATGGTGGAACTCAAATGCTAATAGCTCCACCATTAGAATATAATGAACTTATGTCTAAAGTCCCTAAAGGAAAAATAATCACTATTAAAGAAATTAGGGAATTTTTAGCTAAAAAACATGGGGCTGAATTTACATGTCCAATGACTGCAGGAATATTTATTAGTTTGTCAGCCAGGGCTAGCTGTGAAAGACTTGATGATAGGATACCCTTTTGGAGAACTCTTAAAGCGGATGGTGAATTAAATCCAAAATATCCTGGAGGAATTGAATATCAAAAAGAGAAACTATCCTCTGAAGGCCATACTTTTAAAACAAAAGGTCGTAAGAACATCAGATATTTTGTTGAAGACTATGAAGATAAATTATATGATTTAACAATTTAA
- a CDS encoding type I restriction endonuclease, whose protein sequence is MAISAPESIVKLVKKFKDNEHIYTSSDFDEENTKIEFINPFFEALGWDVHNKKEKAPQYKEVVFEDTVKINGKVKAPDYSFRLGGQKIFFVEAKKPSVKLDKDKHPAFQARRYAWNAKLPLSILTDFEEFAVYETNSKPHKKQNASVDRIKYYKYTDYVEKWEEIYNVFSKKTSITK, encoded by the coding sequence ATGGCTATTTCTGCTCCAGAAAGTATTGTAAAATTAGTTAAAAAATTTAAGGATAATGAACATATTTATACAAGTTCTGATTTTGATGAAGAAAATACAAAAATTGAATTTATAAATCCTTTTTTTGAAGCTCTAGGATGGGATGTTCATAACAAAAAAGAAAAAGCTCCCCAATATAAAGAAGTTGTTTTTGAAGATACTGTTAAAATTAATGGTAAAGTTAAAGCTCCTGATTATTCATTTAGACTTGGCGGTCAAAAAATATTCTTTGTTGAAGCTAAAAAACCAAGTGTTAAATTAGATAAGGATAAACATCCTGCATTCCAAGCACGAAGATATGCATGGAATGCAAAGTTACCTTTATCTATCTTAACTGATTTTGAAGAGTTTGCTGTTTATGAAACGAATAGCAAACCTCATAAAAAACAAAATGCAAGTGTTGATAGGATAAAATATTATAAGTATACAGATTATGTTGAAAAATGGGAAGAAATTTATAATGTCTTTTCAAAAAAAACATCAATAACTAAATAA